The genomic region TATTCTGATGCATTAAGCACTTGCATCATCTGTCCATATGTTTGTCCAAGAGCTTTTGTTCTTGAACATCTATTTAACTTTTTTGTAAATCTGCTTCAAGGGCTCATAGTTTAATTCCCACAtctatcacatgctataccctgtttcccatgaaatacaaccattacatatttttttacattacacatgtgtaagacaacatttttagctcatctattttttgaaaaaaaattatgagctattgtcatcaccttggcgtcggcgttggcgtcggcgtccggttaagttttgcgtttaggtccacttttctcagaaagtatcaatgctattgcattcaaacttggtacacttacttactatcatgaggggactgggcaggcaaagttagataactctggcatgcattttgacagaattatgtgccctttttatacttaaaaaattgaaaattttggttaagttttgcgtttagttccacttttctcagtaagtatcaatgctattgcattcaaacttggtacacttacttactatcatgaggggactgggcaggcaaagttagataactctggcatgcattttgacagaattatgtgccctttttatacataaaaaattgacaattttggttaagttttgtgtttaggtccattttattccttaagcatcaaagctattgctttcatacttgcaacacttactaactatcataaggggactgtgcaggcaaagtaatgtaactctgactggcattttgacagaattatgtgccctttttatacttagaaaattgaaaatttgattaagttttgtgtttaggtccactttattcctacagtatcaaagctattgctttcatacttgcaagatttatgaactataataaggggacggtgcaggcaaagttatgtaactctgactggcatttggacggatctatgggccttttatacttagaaaattgaaaatttggttaagatttatgttttggtccactttacccctaaagtatcatagatattgctttcatacttggaacactcacaaactatcataagggtacagtaaaaggacaagttgcataactctggttgtcattgttacggaattatggcccttttttgacttagtaacttttaatatatggttaaattttgtgtttcgatccactcgaagtatcaaggctattgctttcaaacttcaaatacttacatgctatcatgaggttactgtacctggcaacttgaattttactttgacctttgaatgaccttgactctcaaggtcaaattattaaattttgctaaaattgccataacttctttatttatgattagatttgattgatactttgatgaaactactcttacctgacataccacaatagacttcacccaaaccatcccccgtgccctccccccctccccccccccccctaatttttttttttttctttttaagattatctcacaaattatcaccacaccctcacactataccccccccccattttttttttaaacggttatgtttgaaataccgtccaaccatcgcacccaaacccaccccccccccccccccccccccccccccccccgatttgtttttttttttcgcttttttggaagataatgtaataaatgtccacaaccccacactatacactccactcctccctcctttgtgattgaaaatgagagtcccttcacctttaaaaagaaaatagatgagcggtctgcacccgcaaggcggtgctcttgttaagcgtttgcattggcttagttttcgtttattgaccaatcgcattttgttattttgctgaaatgatgttgcaacgtcaaatgacgtcacggaatgtaaacaacattcaggatttatcattatgtttgtgtaaatatttagttaatttgcttatttaaaagcatgtgataaaaaagaacTGACACTtgcatatcataccatattttgttaaacttgtccccaaaggctcgcttactaacaataTTCCtgaactttaataaaatatggtatgatatgacaatttgtgccagatcctatatgtatatgATCATGGTACTGAATTACTGCAGTCAATTGGCTGAAAATTGTCTGATAGTGGTTTTGTCCACTGATTGGTCCGTGTCCAAGCATTTGTTGCGGGGGCACCAGTGTCACTGACACATTTCTAATTGCATCAATACTTGATTtaacaaatgaaatgaagtgtATCGCTGCTTGTATAATATAGCATaatgaaatgtatacttattaaaCTCTTATTGTCACAGGATGTGCTGAGCAGGGACAGTTGGGCAGAGTTGCTGAGTGCTTTTCACAGAGAGGGGGCAGGAAAGGGCTGTGTAAGTGCAGCTAGATCAAATAATACTCTATCACAATCTATGTCATTTTATATAAGTACGGATAGTACATTACCCATCAAAAGCATTTGTTTTTTGACATGATGTAAATTGcaaaacttaatcaaataaaaatgattgTAAGAATTTACAAAACAAAGTGGCATTTTAGATATAAAGTATCAACAATCCGCCTCTTTGTTTAAGGTTGTTGGTAAAATGGCGTGAATTTTTCATGTAACTAGTGTCATTTTTTCTCTAACTTgccatttaatttattatatgtcatctctgtgctttattatgAGTGACTGGATGCAACTTGGCAATAGCTAACAGTTAACAAAAGTGGAAAGTGGTACTTTTTGACCAAATTTGTGGCTGAAATTTGACCCCAATCCCAAAAACAACAGTAGTTTcacaatttaagtaaaaacaatGTGATTTTTCCATATTTAAAGGACAGGACCCCAAATTGGTGAAAAAAACATTTGTTGAACATCATCATTATGTGAATAATTATTGATGTTTATGATGCGTATTTTCAGCATACATCTTGCACCAAGCCCCAGTTCATTTTCGGAGCAAGAAGTGTTTCATTGAGGACGTGTTTGTGGGACAGTATGCCACTTTCGCGAAGGACAGGAACGGAGATATCTACTCATGGGGCCTGAACAACTACTACCAGCTAGGTAGGGTATAAGTACATTAAGATTGTAGgctatgtattgattaaaatacatACAGCCATTTAAATCAGTATATAAATAAGCACTTAAACTTGTTATACAGCCTCATTTACAAATGTTATAGACATCTGAACTTGTTCTCCTATATTGATAAACCTtccattaaaaattaaaatatgattatGCTTATATAATTTAATTCATAAACTAATAATTCTATGGGAATATTATATTAACAGAATTTTCTACTTATTTAACTGTTAGTGAATAAAAAGCTGATTTCATCTGACTGCTCTATTTCAGGATTTGGTGACATGAAGAACAGATTTGTTCCAGAGAAGGTGAAAGCGTTCAGCAAGAAGAATTTTGTGTGTGTGGCCAGTGGGCAGCATCATTCTGTGACCCTGGACAATGCTGGTGAGTGACAgcctttaaatattaatataaatatctaCATGGAACACTTGcgtttattttattaacattttgtgTGTCTTAAAATGTACAGAATATGTGTCCACATGGTTAAGAAGTAAAAAAACAACGTTGAAGCATTATGTAATTTACCATTttgatgaatttttaaataaagtaaagatAAATTTAAAATTACTTCAAGTGCTGTTGTTTTCATATTATAACAACAGCTTTTATGAActcaattttaaaatgaataataaactTATTAATAATTACTAAAATAATGCACTAGGTGTACTTTTTCTGTACTTGTACTTTTGTAAACTTAAGTAATACACACAATAAGATCCTTTGTTTATTCTTTTCCAGGCAATGTGTACACATTTGGAAGATCGGAGTATGGGCGACTGGGTCTTGGAGAAAACTGCACAGAAACCAAGGAGCCCACACTGGTGAAACTTGATAAGAAATGTATCCAGATATCAGCCAGTAATTCAGTCTCGTTTGCACTCCTTGAGGATGGTATGTGTTTGGGATTTACTATATTTTAAAGATGTATCATATGTTATGCAATCAATGATTGTGagcatttgtttattttaaacaaggtTCTAATGTTTTGGTAGCTGATGTTTTTACAAAGGATCTTTTTAAATTAGAtaattaacaattaatttaatttttgcaaattttgatgtatttttgTTACATTAATTTATTCCACTTTTACTTTACTCTCATGGAAACCTCGACATTAGAAGTATTTGTATTGAGCTGaaaatatttctgtaaaaaaatgaaatatttaatgtaGCCCAGTTTATAATGTGTATCAGGCATActctgagataacagggcttaatgcatttgtgttaatTGTCTTATCCTATGAACCTGTGCAGTTTGCCAAGACCAATAAAACACGACACTTTTGGCTTAAACAAGATTTACTTAGAGACTTTAAgcgaaaaaataccataaaaatgtGAAAAGATTTATACAAACTGTACAGGTTAATGTGATGACAATTTACGACTGTGTTCTCCAGAAGCACTGGCGGCCGGGGATTTCACCAGTTACATTCAGTCTAGACACCAACTACTTATccccaaaatatcatttaaatcattaaaatggTACAAAAAACACTGGTTTTAGTGCTTAATAGCCGGCTACTTTGAAATTATATCTGGCAACTCCAATTTTTCTGGAGGACACTGAATTATTTTATCCAGATtcataagccccattttctcagatctagacttatatttatttaattcaatgtATGTGTGTACAGGGACGGTCTCATGCTGGGGAATGGGCACCTCCAAGCAGCTGGGAAATGGTTCAGAAGATGATGCATGGCTACCAACAAAAATGGACGGCAAGCAGTTACAGGACCGGTCAGTTTGCTCTTTACTTGTTATGTGCAATATAGTTTGTCCTGTAAAGAAAACTTTTTATTGAAAGAGTATACTGTATTATCAATGGTCCTAAAGCCTATGCTATGTCTGTTTTATTTGAGACCTTACTTTCTGCTGTCACCTGGTCTTCTGATTTTATATAgttttaattgtttcaattcATAGTTTTAgcgatttttattgatttaaatgtattatgtatattatttGCTGATAGGCCTATACACTTGGAAATATTGATGCAATATTGTACCTTATCAGTATTTATACAGACTCACTTTGACAAATAATGTATTTGACACTGTATggttacatagttgtttgtatctTTGCAGGAAAGTAATTCAGGTATCTTCTGGAGGTCAACACACTGTGCTGTTAGCTGTGGACAAATAAACAATTAGCAACAAGCCACTGGTTGCTATAATTCAAACTATAGTGCCATCTGAAGCCATCAGGAACTCCACCAGTGTAGACACCTACAAAATGACATGCATTGTCATATAGGGATGCTTTTTTAACAATTCAACTGGATTGAAAGAAGCCACTAGATGATAGCCGCCACATGGAAGTGTAAAAACACTGAGAGCACTTGTAAGGAGAATTGAAGAGTGTAGTTGTTACATATCCTGGCAtttcttaaaatacaatttaattgtgTGGCAAAATAATTAGTGGATGTAAAACGTTgtcttttatttgtttttatataattttttattacaaCTATGGACTTGTATAGTCAataatttatttgcaaagttAGTATGTTGATCAGGAATCATGCATGATTGTAGAAAATACAGCATAATCACTCATGAACTTTGATCTCGTAGATCTCTGTGTATCAATAAGCgtcttttgttttttgttttgatgttgctCAAACAACAGTTTTGTAGCAATCTTTGTAAAAATGCACTTGTGCAGTAGTCGTGATATTTACAAATGTAGTTAGTATTAAAGGGATGTATGGAATATTTAGTCATTTGTCACttgtattttgtaaattaaatttgaaTGATAATAGTTTTGTAATTAGACAGATGGACTTATTCAATCAATCAGTGTTTAAGCAGAcatttaaacagttttataagttttatcattttattcTGAATAAAGGGTATTAGTGACTACTTTCAAATATTCAGAATTATATAACGTAAAATGTTttagaaataaatgaatttcCATAGGTCTTTGTTCTTGGATACAAAAAACAAATCCGATTTttgcttttattatttgaaaacatgaaaaattAGTAAACAAATATGACATGTGCGAGTTCAGTTATTAATGGCAACAGGATTGCAAATTTTTTGTTGGTTACCGTGATATACTGAAGCTTAACTGCTGGTCAGAGGGTTTAAGATTGCATGGAATATTTAATGATCCGCGTTGTTGGAAAATGGAAGCCTTTTGCAGTCGGCATAGCCATAGACCAGCCTACTCATCCATGCAGTCATGTCAGAAGCTTTCATGtttgctaatgagaccacaaaatcTTGTGGGACTTTAGCGGAGAGCTTAGCTTCTGTCCAGACTTTGCAACCCCTTTTCACAAAATGCAGGTCAAATGAGTGTTGTTTTGAATCTTTTGTAAGATCATTGCTGTATTTTTGTGCTGATTTCTTAtgtacaaaatgtttaaataaagtttggAAATAAGATCCTGTTTTTACTGTCATGACTTGACTTGTATTGTCAGATCTAGTTGTATGACATTGTTCCAAAGTAAGTGAAATTCTAATAATTAATAGAATATTTCTGTTCTTATGCAAATTAATTTGCTTTAATAttagttatttaaatttatttacataagTTGATTATCTTACAACTTGTATAATGTATTTTGTTTGGCAAAATTCTGTGTGACTTGTTATCATTGTTTGTAAGTTTTCTGTACTATTATGTGTTTGCTAGGTAATTATAATGTCTTACTTTGATATTTTTAAACAACTGTCTGATTTTATGTTTTACTGGTTTTAATATTCTACTAAGACAACTGCATGATCATGAGTAATTTCTCTTAATAAAGTTTGTTTCAAGTGTCTGTTTATTGTCTATAAATGTTAAGTAAAACTGATTGTTAGCTAAAAAACACCATAAGAACAGGAAAaactttttaatgttattttacttaTCTACTTGCTGGCACATCGACTTATATTTTGATCCAGGATCCTCACAAGCAGATCAAATCATTTATTTTACTCGCGAAAAGGGTAACAATTTTTGGCTTATTTGTCCGTCTGTTAGAATGATAATATCTATGGAATTTACTTGGTTTGGGTCTGAAACGAAATTTCTGGACAATCGTTTCTGTGCTTGGTACCTTCCATAAATACTTGTTTCTGTGTAAGATCACTCGATTTTGATTAACATTGATATATATCATCCCTTAAGGGTAACATGTGCATCCTAAAGGTTGATCCAGTCCAATTTAAggagtaattgccctttgattattaataagCTATGTCCATCACATGTTCTGTTTTGGCACGAGTTGATGACCAGAGTTTGATGATACTTGAAATGAAGTATCCCTACAAAACGTGCATTGGTATCCGTACATCCTTTCCTGGCTTTACCGGTTCAATTGTTTTTCAGGGTTATTGCCATTGGAGTATGAATATATTTCTTGGTACTGCATGAGACTTCAGGCACTTGTGATCTGAATTTGATGAAACCAAGAAATTGTATTTGATGATATTTGATATGAAGTAAGGGTGGTATATAGCAGTCGGACTTTATGTCAGTCCATCTGTCCCTCCGGCATTCCATTTTCCGAATTTTTTTCTGGTCCATTGATGTTTGGCGAAGTTAGAGAATTGGACATAAATTATTCGtttccggagtttttttttatgcccccaaaggagggcatttagtgatcggacggtccgtccgtctttccatcacactttgcgttaggtttcgaaaaatgctcataacttctctgtaaccttcatatttggtatgcatgtgtatatggacaaggtctttccattcGCGCAAAAATTTggacccctttgacattgaccttgaacttagggtccttgttaggtttcaaaatctgcgtttaggttttgaaaatgctcataacttttatgtcgcttcagatgtaatttatttggtatgcatgtgtatatggacaaggcctttccataggcacacaaatttggaccccttgaccttgaacttagggtccgcgtttaggtttcaaaatatgctcataatttctatgttgcttcagatgtaaccttcatatttggtatgtatgtgtatatggacaaagcctttccgtTCGCACACAAATTTGGACCCCCTTGACATTGAACTTGGAGTCCCCGTTGAGGTttcaaatctgcgtttaggtttcgaaaaatgcttataacttctatgtcgccttgaacttagggtccgcaatTAGGTTTCgtaatctgcgtttaggtttcgaaaaatgctcaaaacttctatcaaagcgtttttcgggggcatatgtcatcctatggagacagctcttgttttttagcttacctgagcaaaacgtgctcatcgtgagcttttgtgatcgccttttgtccgtcgtgcgtggtacgttgtccgttgtgcggcg from Dreissena polymorpha isolate Duluth1 chromosome 5, UMN_Dpol_1.0, whole genome shotgun sequence harbors:
- the LOC127881420 gene encoding regulator of chromosome condensation-like isoform X2, which translates into the protein MVTAYKEIEMVGRGKKRTRESDSHATDSVQKKKKVHHPCHQDVAGVVLICGEGDVGQLGLGEDVMEKARPTLVDIPDKIIQVCGGGMHTVCLTEKGEVYTFGCNDEGTLGRDTSEDGAETRPGKVEGLPRIVMVSGGDSHTAALSEEGKVYIWGNFRDANGHMGLTEEGVKNKPHQILADQEVIKIASGGDHLVCLTSHGEVYTCGCAEQGQLGRVAECFSQRGGRKGLSYILHQAPVHFRSKKCFIEDVFVGQYATFAKDRNGDIYSWGLNNYYQLGFGDMKNRFVPEKVKAFSKKNFVCVASGQHHSVTLDNAGNVYTFGRSEYGRLGLGENCTETKEPTLVKLDKKCIQISASNSVSFALLEDGTVSCWGMGTSKQLGNGSEDDAWLPTKMDGKQLQDRKVIQVSSGGQHTVLLAVDK
- the LOC127881420 gene encoding regulator of chromosome condensation-like isoform X3, which codes for MMVGRGKKRTRESDSHATDSVQKKKKVHHPCHQDVAGVVLICGEGDVGQLGLGEDVMEKARPTLVDIPDKIIQVCGGGMHTVCLTEKGEVYTFGCNDEGTLGRDTSEDGAETRPGKVEGLPRIVMVSGGDSHTAALSEEGKVYIWGNFRDANGHMGLTEEGVKNKPHQILADQEVIKIASGGDHLVCLTSHGEVYTCGCAEQGQLGRVAECFSQRGGRKGLSYILHQAPVHFRSKKCFIEDVFVGQYATFAKDRNGDIYSWGLNNYYQLGFGDMKNRFVPEKVKAFSKKNFVCVASGQHHSVTLDNAGNVYTFGRSEYGRLGLGENCTETKEPTLVKLDKKCIQISASNSVSFALLEDGTVSCWGMGTSKQLGNGSEDDAWLPTKMDGKQLQDRKVIQVSSGGQHTVLLAVDK